CGGACTACCCCGAGGTGCGCACCCAGATCATCACCCTGCTGCAACGCGAGGCCGAACTGCAACAGGTGGTGCAGCTCGTGGGCCCCGATGCCCTGCAGGATGCCGAGCGGCTGAGCCTGGAAATTGGCCGTATCGCCCGTGAAGACTTCCTGCAACAAAACGGCTACGACCCGGTGGACGCCAGCTGCTCGATGGCCAAGGCCTACGGCATCATGCAGATGATTATTGCGGCCTACAAGCAGGGCGAGCTGGCCCTCTCCAAGGGGGCTACCATCTCGGACTTCCTGAACGACCCGGTCATCGAGAAGATCGGGCGGGCGCGTTACGTGCCGGAGGCCGAGTTCCCCGCCTATAAGGCCGAGTTCGACCAGATGATCAAGACCGCCTTCTTGGGTGCGGTCAAGGCGTAAGGAGGTTTTGATGCTCAAAAAAGAATATAACGCCGTAACTTACGTCTCCGGCCCGCTTTTGTTTCTGGAAGGGGCTTCCGACCTGGCCTACGGCGCCATTGTGAACATTGATGACGGCACGGGCCGCATTCGCGGCGGCCAGGTGATCGAGGTCTCTGACCAGTACACGGTTTTGCAGGTCTTCGAGGAAACCTCGGGGCTGAACCTCGAGCACACCACGGTTTCGCTGGTGGAAGATGTGGCCCGCCTGGGCGTCTCCAAGGAGATGGTGGGCCGGGCCTTCAACGGTATCGGCAAGCCCATCGACGGCCTGCCCCCGGTGGTGGCCGATAAGCGCCTGCCCATCAACGGCGCCCCCATCAACCCGGTGGCCCGCGAGAAGCCTGAGGAGTTCATCCAGACCGGGGTTAGCGCCATTGACGTCAACATGACCCTGGTGCGCGGGCAGAAGCTGCCCATCTTCTCCGGTTCCGGTCTGCCGCACAACGAGCTGGCCGCCCAGATTGCCCGTCAGGCCAAGGTGCTGGGCGAGGGCGAGGGCTTCGCGGTGGTGTTTGCCGCAATGGGCATTACCCAGCGCGAGGTGAGCTACTTCATGCAGGAGTTTGAGCGTACCGGGGCTTTGAGCCGCTCGGTGCTCTTCCTCAACAAGGCCGACGACCCCACCGTGGAGCGCCTGCTGACCCCCCGCATGGCCCTCACGGCTGCCGAGTACCTGGCCTTCGAGCACGACTACCACGTGCTGGTGATCCTCACCGACCTGACCAACTACTGCGAGGCCCTGCGCGAGATTGGTGGGGCCCGGGAAGAGATTCCGGGCCGCCGCGGCTACCCTGGCTACATGTACACCGACCTGGCCTCGCTCTACGAGCGTGCGGGCGTGGTGCACGGCAAGAAGGGCTCGGTGACGCAGATCCCCATCCTCTCGATGCCCGGCGACGACATCACCCACCCCATCCCCGACCTGACCGGCTACATCACCGAAGGCCAGATCTTCATTGCGCGCGACCTGGCCCAGCAGGGCATCTTCCCGCCCATCAACGTACAGCCCAGCCTCTCGCGGCTGATGAACAACGGTATCGGCAAGGGCAAGACCCGCGCCGACCACAAGGAGCTGGCCGACCAGCTTTTCAGCTCCTACGCCCGTGGGGTGAACCTGCGCCGGTTGGTGGCCATTACCGGCGAGGACGCTCTGACCGAGATGGACAAGAAGTACCTGCGCTTCGCCACCAACTTCGAGCAGAAGTTTATCAACCAGGGCCAGAAGGAGCGCTCCATCGAGGAGAGCCTGAACATCGGCTGGGCTTTGCTCGCCGACTTCCCGCCCTCTGAACTCAAGCGTATTCGTCGCGAGTACATCGAGCAGTACCACCAGAAGACCGGCAAGCTTGAAGAGCTGGTGGGAGCTTAACGCATGAAAGGCGTGGAAAGTAGAAAGAGAAAAGTAAAGTCAAGGGCTCTTGGGTTTCCTTTCCACTTTTCTCTTTTCTCGCCTTTTAGGGGTTAAATTATGGCTGAACCTGTCTCACCGACCCGCTCCACCTTGCTGGCCAAACGCGACCAGAAGCGGCTGGCCTTGCAAGGCGTGGAACTGCTAAAGAACAAGCGGGACGCCCTGATTGGCGAGTTTTTCGCCCTGGTGCAAGACTCGCTCAAAGCCCGCGAGGCCCTCAACAATGCTGCTAAGGAGGCGTACTTCAGCCTGCTGATTGCCAAGGCTTTCGATACCCCCGAGGCGGTGGAGTCGCTTTCGGGTAACCCCATCGAGGTGCAGATAGAGGTAGAGAGCCTTTATGGCGTTAAGGTGCCCAGGATTTCTGCGCCAACCTCGGAAGGAGGCTTGTCCTTTAGTCCGATTGGGGTAGGGGCCAAGACCCTCGAGGCCGCCACCGCCTTCCGCCGCCTGGCCGAGGCCATCATCGCGGTGGCCAACACCGAAAACCGCCTGCGCAAGATCGGCGAGGAGATCAAGAAAACCAACCGCCGGGTGAATGCCCTCGAGCAGATCTCCATCCCCGAGATTAACGAGCAGATCAAGTTCGTTACCGACACCCTCGACCAGCGCGCTTTGGAGGAGGTGACGACCCTCAAGCGCATCAAGGCCGCCATTCTGGCCCGCGATGCCGAGGAGCAGGGCATCGTCTCGGCGCATATCGAGAAAGGCGCTGGGTTATAGGGCACCACGCAGTTTGCATACCCCGCCGAAAGGCGGGGTTTTTTGGTTTGCCCTCGAGCCTATTTTTTGAGTGCGCTCGAATGCTCCAAATATACGACGAAGCGGTTTTTGTCCCCAAATCAATACGCGGAGCGGAACTGTCTTCTGCTTTTGAGAATGGCGACATCAATGAGATGCGCACGATAGAATGAGCCGCAATGCTTGATTTTTTCGTCGGATTGGGGTTGTTCTTGCTGGCATTGGTAGTGGTGCGTCGCCTGGGCTGGGCCTGGGGGGTGGTGGGGGTCTGGCTCAACCTGTTGTGGTTTATCTACCAGAACGAACTGGGCCAGGGCTGGCTGTTTTACATGCGCGGGGTGGGGCTGGCCTTTGTGCTGGCGGCGGGCTATCGGCAGTATGGGCTGGCCTGGGCCCTGCTGCCCTGGCCACTGCTTGTGGTGGGGCGTTTTGAGATGCAGATGCTCTGGCCCTACTTTCCCGCCTGGGGCGAAGGGCTGATGCTGGGGGCGGTGTTTTACTTGCTGGTGGGGCTTTTTAAGAGGCCCTGATACAGCTCGGGGCGGCGCTGGGGGAAGACGGGGAAGTCCTGGCGCAGCTTGGCGGGATAACTGGGGTCGAGCGCCACCACCCCAAGCCCCTCGCTTTCTACCCGCAGCAGCTCCATGCCCAGGGGGTCTACCGCCAGGCTGGGCGCACCAAAGGGTTCTTCGGCGTGGTTGACCGCAACTAGGTAGGCCTGGTTTTCGGCGGCCCGGGCTTTGCAAAAAAGCTCCCAGGCGTAGCTGCGGCTCATGGGCCAGGCCGAGGGAATCAGGAATAGACTGACCCCCTGTAGGGCATAGGCACGGAAGAGCTCGGGGAAGCGCAGGTCGAAGCAGATGGCGATGCCAACCTTGAAGCCCCCCAGCTCGAGCGCAACCAAATCCTGCCCCGGAACCATGGTCTCGGGCTCGCCAAAGGCGGGAATCAGGTGGGTTTTGGTGTAGCAGGCCCCCTGGCCCGCGGGCCCCATGACCCTGGCCCGGTTGGCGTGGCGCTCGCCGGCCTGCTCCAGCACCCCGGCGACCAGGGTCATGCCGGTTTGGCTAGAGAATTGCTCGAGGTGCGTCAGCACGGCTGGGGTAAAGGCAGCATCGGCAAAGCGGTAGCCGCTGGGGAATAGCTCGGGCAGCACCGCGACCTGTGCGCCTTCCTGGTGGGCCTGGTGGAGGAGCTCGAGAGCCTTTTCCAACGTGGCCTGGGGGGTTTCGCGGGTTGCCAGGTGCAGTAGGGCTACTTTCATGCTTTCTCCCGCAAGCGGTAGGCCAGATAGGGCAGGCCCAGTCCCAGGGCGCTTCCCAGCAGTGCGGCCCAGAGCTGCCCGCCCACACCCAAGAGCCCTCCGACGGCCTGTGCCAGCACCAGCGCGGCCAGCACCGCCACATACAGCGGGATGACAAAGGGTTTACCGCTGCCGTACTGCACCAACCCGGCCCCCACCAGCGTTGCTACGGAAAGGGTGGCGCCAAAGGGGCTGGGCTGTACAAAGAAAAACCAGATAAAGCCAGCTATTCCAGCATAGATGAGGGTACGGGCCAGCCAGTCGGGTGCTAGCGAGCGCTCCAGGAATGTGCCCAGCTTGCTCAAACCCGGCCTCCAAAGCGTATCAGGACTTGATAAAACGCCAGACGATGAGGCTCGACAAAATGAGCCCCAGGCCACCCCAGGCCACCTGAGGCTCGCTGCCCGCAAAGCCCAGCAGTGCGGCCAGCACACCTGCGCTCAGGAAGCCAGGCGCATACTTTGGATTGACGGTCAGTCCCAGCAGGAACGCTACCAAAAAACCCGAAACTGCCGGTGGCATACTGGCCCCCACCGCTACTACCACAATTAACAAGCCCAGGGTAATTACCAGGCCTACGAAATAAGCCCCTGGAAAGGGTTCCTTGCTCGGTTTGTCTGTTGCTTTCTCTGCCATGTGCTATACCTGCTTTATAGCTTACCGCTTTTGGATGAGCTTGGCACCTAAGCAGCTTCGTTCGCTGGGCTTTCCCTGGGCATTGTTATGCCTGTGCTGGTGGGCGGCATTTTGCTATTGGCTAGCGTCAGCAGTCATGTTAGCATTCTTTGCTAGCTATGGCCCTCATTGTCCAAAAATATGGCGGAACCAGCGTGGGCGACCTCGAGCGCATTCACAAGGTGGCCCAGCGCGTCCACCACTACCTCGAGAAAGGACACCAGCTTGTGGTGGTGGTCTCGGCCATGGGTCGTATGACCGACGAACTGATTGCCCTGGCCAGGCGGGTGAACAAACGTCCGCCTCAGCGCGAACTCGACATGCTTACCACCATTGGCGAGCAGCAGTCGGTGGCCTTGCTTTCGATGCAGCTCAACGCTATGGGTATTCCAGCGCGGGGGTTTACCCAACACCAGATTGGTATAACTACCGATGGGCGCTACGGCGATGCCCGCATTTTGCGGGTAGAGCCCACCCTCATCCAGCAAGCCCTGAACCGGGGAGAAGTGGCGGTGGTGGCGGGCTTTATGGGCACTACCCCCGAAGGCGAACTGACTACCCTGGGGCGCGGCGGCTCCGATACCACCGCAGTTGCTCTGGCAGCGGCCCTGGGGGCGCGGGAGTGCGAAATCTTTACCGACACCGAAGGGGTTTATACCACCGACCCACACACCATCCCTGAGGCGCAAAAACTCAACAAAATTGGCTACGACCAGATGCTGGAGATGGCGGCCCTGGGAGCGCGGGTGCTGCACCCCCGGTCGGTCTACTACGGCAAGCGCTATGGGGTGAGAATCCACGTGCGCAGCAGCTTTTCCTATAACCCTGGCACCATTGTTACGGAGGATGGAATGGAACTCGATCGCCCAGTGACGGGGGTAGCCCTCGACGACGAAATTGCCCAGATCGGTCTGATAGGCATTCCGGATCGGCCCGGCATTGCAGCCCGGGTCTTTGAAGCCCTAGCCCGCAAAGGCGTGGCCGTAGACATGATTATCCAGGGGGTTCCCGGCCACGAAGCCAGCCGAACCCAGATGGCTTTTACCGTTAACCAAGACTTTGTCGAAGAGGCCTTGGAGGCCCTCGAGCCCGTTCTGGCCGAGATTGGCGGCGAGGCCCAGCTGCGCCGGGACATCTGCAAGATTTCCATCGTGGGGGTGGCCCTGGCCTCGACCCCCGGCATTCCGGCCCGGATGTTCCAGGCCCTCTTTAGCGCCGGGGCCAACATCGACATGATTGCAACCAGCGAGGTGCGCATCTCGGCCATTATCCCCTCGCAGTACGCCGAAGCGGCCCTGCGCGCAGTGCATAGCGCGTTTGAGCTGGATAAGCCGGTGGAAAAGTAACAGGCGAGAAAAGTGGAAAGAGAAAAGGAAAATCCAGAGCTTTTGACTTTTCTTTCCTCTTTCCCCTTTTATCTTTCCTCGCCTGTGGGGGTCATATGAGTGAAACCACCAACTACTCTGGCAAACAATACCTGAGCTGGCAGGATATTACCAACCTGGTTTCCAAGCTGCTGGGCCAGGTCAACCCCAACGACTTTGACTGCATTCTGGCGGTAACTCGAGGTGGTATGATTCCGGCCTGCCTGGTTTCCGAGGCCACCGATCAGCGCAACATTCTGACTGCTGCTGTGATGTTTTACACTGATGTGGGCGAGACCATCAAAGACCCTGTTTTTCTCCAGTTTCCCTCCGATAGTTTGCTGTATGGTAAGCGGGTACTGGTTGTAGACGACGTGTGGGATTCGGGTAAAACGGCTGTGGCGGTGCGCGAGCGCATCCGGATGGCCGGTGGACGTCCTCAGGTAGCGGTCTTGCACTACAAACCCAGCAAAAGTCAGTTCCCCGCTGACGGCCCCGACTACTACGCTGCCGAGACCGAGGCCTGGATTGTGTATCCCTGGGATCCGGCCCAGGGCTGGACCACCTTGGGCCAGGGGGCCAGCCAGGCCTGAAATACGGCAAGTGCGGTGGAGGGGCAGATTTAACTAGCCGCTCACAACTTGAATTGCTGTGAAAGGTGCGATAAGCGGGCCTTACCGAGGTGAGGCCCGCTTGGTTTGTCCCGAAGGGGAAATAGCAAAATGCCGTAAGACTAACGCCCGAAGCGTTCGGGTGAGCGTTTTCCCCCTATTGCTGCTACGGGCGGAGGCTCCTACTACTTGATCAGGCCCAGTTGCAGCACCGCGTCGCGCTCCTCGGCCAGCTCTCTGGCGGTAGCGTCCATCTTGCTGCGGCTGAACTCGTTGATATCCAGGCCCTGCACAATTTCAAAGTCGCCGTCTTTGCAAACACAGGGGTAGCTGTACACCAGCCCTTCGGGGATGCCATACGAGCCGTCGGAGGGAACAGCCATGCTGACCCAGTCGCCCTCAGGGGTGCCCAGGGCCCAGTTGCGCATGTGGTCGATGGCCGCGCTGGCTGCCGAGGCCGCCGAGGAAGCGCCGCGGGCTTCAATAATTTCAGCCCCGCGCTTGGCGACTTTGGGAATGTAGGTATTGACGTACCAGTCGTGGTCGCCTACCAGCTCGTAGGCATTTCTGCCCCCAACTTCGCAGTGGAACAGGTCGGGGTACTGGGTGACGGAGTGGTTGCCCCAGATGGTCATCTTCTTAATCTCGCTTACGGGCACCTTTAGGCGGGCCGCCAGCTGCGAGATGGCCCGGTTGTGGTCGAGGCGGGTCATGGCGTGAATCTGACGCGGCGAGAGGTTGGGGGCGTTTTTGTAGGTGATGAGGGCGTTGGTATTGGCTGGGTTGCCTACTACCAGCACCTTTACATCTTTGCGGGCGTTGTCCGAAAGAGCGCGGCCCTGGGCGGTGAAGATGGCGCCGTTGGCCTGGAGCAAGTCGGCGCGCTCCATGCCTTGTTTGCGGGGCATGGCCCCTACCAGCAGGGCATAGTCGGCGTCGGCAAAAGCTATGTTGGGATCGTCGGTGGGTACGATGCCTGCCAGGGTGGGGAAAGCACAGTCCTCGAGCTCCATAACGACCCCATTCAGGGCCTTGAGGGCCGGGGTAATCTCCAAGAGCTGCAGGATAACCGGCTGGTCTTTGCCGAGCATCTCGCCTGCGGCAATGCGGAACAGCAAGCTATAGCCAATTTGACCGGCTGCACCAGTAACTGCGACACGTACAGGGGACTTCATCTGAAAGCTCCTTTCAATGGGTTGTAACCCATCTCTGCCGTTCACGATAATAACGCGCCGAAGGCCCAATGTCGAAGGACAAAGGTCGGGGGTAGTTACACCATTGAGGGGTTTTCAAAAAAATGCTTATCAGGCCCGCTTCCATTGGGAAGCTCGAGCCCCAGGTGGCCCTGAGCCGCGCGCGGCTCGGCATGTAACCTGCATCTAGACCACAAATACCCTCTGGGCGTAACATTGCCACATGACCGTGAGCCGCTACTACGATGTGAAGCGCGATGAGCGAGGTAAGCGCTACCTGGAGCCATTTATCGAGGGATCGCTCTTGCTGGGGCTGCCCCTTTTGAACAAAGGAACGGCTTTTACGCATGAAGAGCGCAAAGCCCTCAAGCTCGAGGGCCTCCTGCCCCCCCACGTGACCAGCCTAGAGGAGCAAAAACAGCGCAATTATCGGCGCTACTGCCTGATCGAAAACGACCTGGAAAAACACATTTTTTTGCGCAACCTGCAAGACCGCAACGAGGTGCTTTTCTATGCCCTTTTCGCCGACCACATGAGCGAAATGCTCCCTATCCTCTATACTCCTACGGTGGGCGAGGCGGTCAAGCAGTTCTCGCATATTTATCGCTATCCACGGGGATTTACGGCCTCCACCGACAACATCCACGAAATTGAGCAGGCCCTCTCCAACGTGCCCCTCAACGATGTGCGGCTGGCCGTTGCCACCGATTCTTCGGCCATTCTGGGCATCGGCGACCAGGGTTTTGGAGGGATGGCGATCTCCATCGGCAAACTTTCCATCTATACCGCTGCCGGGGGTCTGGGCCCCGACAAAGCCCTCCCTATCGAGCTCGACGTGGGCACCAACCGGGCCGACCTGATCAACGACCCGCTCTACCTGGGGGTGCGCCACCGCAGGCTTTCGGGGGATGAATACTTCGCCTTTATGGATCGCTTTGTGGAGGCTTTCTGCAAGCGCTACCCCAACGCGGTCATGCAGTGGGAAGACTTTGGCAAGGACACGGCTTTTACTGTGCTCGAGCGCTACCGCAAGGTGCTGCCCTCCTTCAACGACGACATCCAGGGTACCGGAGCGGTCACGCTGGCGGGGGTGCTCTCGGCTTGTCGGATTAATGGTCAGCGCCTTTCCGACCAGCGCATCCTGGTTTATGGGGCCGGGGCGGGGGGCATTGGCGTGGCCCAGGCCTTGCTCGAAGGCCTTATGCGCGAGGGCCTGAGCGAGGCAGAGGCCTTAGAGCACCTGTTTGTTCTCGACTCCAAGGGCTTGCTGCTCTGCAACCGCAGCATGGAAGCCTACAAGCAAAAGTTCGCCAAAGACCCGGCCCTGATTCAGGACTGGCCCATCGCGGGCGAGGCGCCCAACCTGTACGAAACAGTGGTGAACGCGAAGATTACCGTCTTGTTGGGGCTTTCTGGCCAGGTGGGGTCGTTTACCGAACCCATCGTGCAGGCGGTGCAGGCCAACGCCGAGCGCCCCATTATCTTTCCGTTATCCAACCCCACCAGCTCGTCGGAGGCGTTTCCGGAGGAAATTTTGCGCTGGACGCGGGGCAAGGCGCTGGTGGCTGCCGGGAGTCCCTTTGCCCCGGTGGAGTTGGACGGCCAGGTTTACCCAATCGGCCAGGGGAACAACGCCTTTGTGTTCCCAGGGCTAGGTTTTGGTACGGTACTCTCTAAGGCTAAAGAAGTCTCCGACGCCATGGTGCTGGAGGCGGCCTACGCCCTTTACGACTACACCAGCAAGCACCACCCCGACCGGGTATACCCGCCCACCTCCGAGTTGCGTGAGGTGAGTCAGTATGTGGCCTCGAGGGTGATTCGCCAGGCCATGAAGGAGGGTTTGGCCCGCGAAGAGCGCCTGAAGGGGCTCAGCATGGAGGCCATCCAGGCCTATGTGGCGGAGCGGTTCTGGCAGCCGCGGTATCTGCCCTACAAGATGGCGACCAAGGCCTAGTAACCCCATATGGGGGTTGGATCGCGGGCTTGAATACGCTCAACTCAGCATTCACAGGTGGGCCTTCTGCGCATTACTGACATAAAACCTGTAGATTTTCGTATACTTAAGGTGTCAAGGGCTTTTAGCCCGGTTTATATATGGACAAGAAAGACCGCCCGGTATACATCATTTCGGTTGCTGCCGAACTGGTGGATATGCATCCCCAGACCCTGCGCCTGTACGAGCGCAAAGGTCTGATTCAGCCCAAGCGCTCGGGCGGCAAAACCCGGCTGTATTCAGAACGGGATGTGGAAAAGCTGCGGGAGATTCGTCGCCTGACCCAGGAGCTGGGGGTCAACCTGGCCGGGGTGGAGGAGATCATGAAGCTGCGCGACGAGTTGTGGGCGCTCGAGCAGCGGTTTCGAGAGGAGGCCGAGCGATTGAAGCAGGAGCTAGGGGATAAGCTCGAGGCCCTCAAGACGCCCCCAGCTCTACCACCTCCTGGCGAAAAAAGCAGAAAGACCGACGATAAAGAGCGGCCCGTCTACATCATCTCGGTGGCCGCAGAACTGGTGGGCATGCACCCCCAGACCCTGCGGCTCTACGAGCGGGAGGGCCTGGTTGCGCCCAGCCGCACCTCAGGCAAAACCCGCCTGTACTCCGAGCGAGATGTGGAAAAGCTGCGGGAGATTCGCCGCCTGACCCAGGAGCTGGGGGTCAACCTGGCCGGGGTGGAGGAGATCATCCGCCTGCGGGATGAGCTGGACATCCAGCAAAACCGTCTGGAGTCGGAAATAGCCCGCCTGCGCCTGGCCTTGTTGCGTGAACTCAAGCAGGAAAAAGGCGAGGTGCAGAAGAAAGCCAGATCCTCGGCAGGCTGAACTGCTGCACTGGAAATTCAGGGCCCAGCCAGGCTGCGCTATGGTGGTCGTCGCTTTTTTGCCGCTGCCCAAAAACGACGCATGTTTTCGAGTTTCCCAGCGGCAAAAGATACGCCTGAAATGGTCTTCTTCTTGATTGGGATGGCACCCTTCCCGTTGAAGACCGCTCTAACGAAGCCTCAGCGGGAGCCGCAAGGCATAGGCCAGCCCAATAAACACCCCCAGACCTGCCAGCCCCCCAAGGATGAGCGGGGGGATGTTTTGCAAAAAAAATGCTGGGAGGCCAAAGTGTGCCGCTACCAGGTAAGCCACCCAGCCTGCCGGTGCGGCTGCCAGGATGGTTTTTGCGACCATTCCCCACACCTCGGCCTGCGCTGCCATCTGAAAAGCTTGCAACTGCCGGGCATAAAGAGCCAGGCCCAGCCAGCCTGCGACCACTGTAGCCAGGTTCAACACAAACAAGCCCTGCTCGCGCAGCAGCCAATAGCCAAAGGTGTTGAGCAGCGCCACCACTACCGTAACCCGCACGGCCTGGCTTACCTTCCCCACTGCATAGAAACCCCGCAGCAGCAACTGGTTTAAGCCCCAGGGGAGCAGGGCCAGGCCCAGGGCCATCACGGTCTGGGTGGTAAAGGTTCGGTTGGCCTCGGAGAAGTTGGCGGTAATGGCGTAGAGCAGGCCTACAATCCAGGGGGCCAGCGCCACCATCATGGCTGCCGCGAAGGCCAGGGGCACCGCCAGCCGGGCCATGATACGGTGGAGCAGCTCGCGGGCTGCGGGCACGTTCTGGCCACCTGCCAGCGCAGACAGACGGGGGAAAGCGGCCATAGCGGGTGAGACGGCCAGCAGGCCCAGCGCGGTAGTAAAGATGAGCTCACCGTTTTGGAAGCCCGTGACGGCTGCTGAGGGGTAGGCAGCTAGAATGCTCAACAGAACCAGGTTCAAAAACTGCCGCACCGAGGTGGTGAAGGCAAAGGGGCCAATCCGGGCCAGGGCTAGGCGGAAGGCCGGGTGCCATTTGAACTCGAGCCGGTACCCTTTGAGGGCAGGGAGCTGTACCAGGGCCTGTAAAGCCCCCCCCAGCGCGACCGATAAGCCCAAAGCCACCACGCTGTCTGGAAAAAGCAGCATCAGCGCTATAGAACCCACGTTGAAGGCCATCGGGCTGAAGCTGGTAATACCGAAGCGCTCACCCGACTGAAGCACCGAAGAAAACAGCGAAGCCATTGAGATGGAGAGCAAAAAGGGCATCACCAGGCGAACCAGGAGCACCAACTGCTCAAAAACCGTCGGGTCGCGCAGGGGGCTGGCCTGGGCCAGGGAAAGCTCGGCGAGCCACAGCAGGGCATGGGCAACCTGGGGGGCAAAGAGCAGGCCCAGACCCAGAATCACCAGATTGATGCCCAGCAAAAACGCACCAAAACGCCGGGCGAACACACGGGATTCTTGGGGTGGGAGGCTGGTCAGTACCGGGATTAGGGCGTTTTGAATGGCCCCCTCGGCCAGCAGCTCGCGCAGCAGGTTGGGAATACGGTAAGCCACCCAGAAGGCATCTTTGATGACATCCGGCAGTGGCAGGTTGGTGAGGATGGTCTGGCGTACCTGGCCCAAAAGCCGGCTGGAAAGGGTGCCGGCCATGACCAAAAAGGTGTTGCGAAGGATGCGTGACATATGGATGGGGGGTTGGCGCCTCGAATGCTTCCAAAGGGATTTATACCAGATGGGTTTGGTTTTTGGCCGGGAAAACCAACCGAAGGAATGCGGCTAGATTTTGCGCCGGGCTGGGCTGCTCATATGAACCCCGCCTGAATCGTTCCGTTGGGGATTGTCAGAGCACCCTGGCTTTTCGAGCTGTTGCAGATCAATCTCTCCAGCGCACTTGACTGCCTGCAGGCGATTTGTAGACCTCCAGGCGGGC
This is a stretch of genomic DNA from Meiothermus cerbereus DSM 11376. It encodes these proteins:
- the murJ gene encoding murein biosynthesis integral membrane protein MurJ; the protein is MSRILRNTFLVMAGTLSSRLLGQVRQTILTNLPLPDVIKDAFWVAYRIPNLLRELLAEGAIQNALIPVLTSLPPQESRVFARRFGAFLLGINLVILGLGLLFAPQVAHALLWLAELSLAQASPLRDPTVFEQLVLLVRLVMPFLLSISMASLFSSVLQSGERFGITSFSPMAFNVGSIALMLLFPDSVVALGLSVALGGALQALVQLPALKGYRLEFKWHPAFRLALARIGPFAFTTSVRQFLNLVLLSILAAYPSAAVTGFQNGELIFTTALGLLAVSPAMAAFPRLSALAGGQNVPAARELLHRIMARLAVPLAFAAAMMVALAPWIVGLLYAITANFSEANRTFTTQTVMALGLALLPWGLNQLLLRGFYAVGKVSQAVRVTVVVALLNTFGYWLLREQGLFVLNLATVVAGWLGLALYARQLQAFQMAAQAEVWGMVAKTILAAAPAGWVAYLVAAHFGLPAFFLQNIPPLILGGLAGLGVFIGLAYALRLPLRLR